A part of Miscanthus floridulus cultivar M001 chromosome 6, ASM1932011v1, whole genome shotgun sequence genomic DNA contains:
- the LOC136456328 gene encoding AMSH-like ubiquitin thioesterase 2 isoform X1, with product MCAACTMATWWRACASPVPERSPPRGEDSCSRQNNGSPALSRVSSLAFPQLFPNSARRTATRLAEANRLFALSRQSFPPLKPLNCLQIFSRLKFWCPAPAMGSRRYGLDTRRCGIHSAPSKSMYLDAQPVVSCQATVRDHDVGSCAVKHHFPSPIVSWIEDLSSFGNASFSSDSEYVDEQARASVGQSSTSSNLHDMQISVRLTDEFMELAKENTSKNLETCGILGASFRDGTYFVTMLIIPKQEGTAHSCQAVSEEEIHAVLSEQSLYPAGWIHTHPSQTCFLSSIDLHTQYSYQVMLPEAVAIVVAPTDPTRSYGIFRLTDPGGMDVLRECDESGFHTHRETTNSSPIYETCSKVHFNPNLRFEIVDLRSVQ from the exons ATGTGTGCGGCATGCACGATGGCGACGTGGTGGCGTGCGTGCGCCAGTCCAGTTCCAGAGCGGAGCCCCCCGCGTGGGGAGGATTCGTGTTCGCGTCAGAATAACGGCAGCCCAGCACTCTCTCGTGTCTCGTCGCTCGCCTTTCCCCAGCTTTTCCCCAACTCCGCCAGACGGACGGCCACTCGCCTCGCTGAAGCCAACCGCCTCTTCGCTCTCTCTCGCCAATCCTTCCCACCCCTGAAGCCGCTCAACTGCCTCCAGATTTTCTCGAG gCTGAAATTTTGGTGTCCTGCTCCAGCCATGGGTAGCAGGAG ATACGGCCTCGATACGAGGAGATGTGGGATTCACTCAGCACCAAGTAAATCAATGTATCTGGATGCTCAACCAGTTGTCAGCTGCCAAGCCACAGTGAGAGACCACGATGTTGGTTCCTGCGCTGTGAAGCATCACTTCCCGTCTCCAATTGTATCTTGGATAGAAGATCTTTCGAGCTTTGGCAATGCTTCTTTTAGCTCTGACTCTGAATATGTGGATGAGCAAGCCAGAGCTTCAGTGGGACAGTCTTCAACATCAAGTAATTTGCATGATATGCAAATA TCAGTGAGATTGACAGACGAATTCATGGAGCTTGCAAAGGAGAATACAAGCAAAAATCTAGAGACTTGTGGAATTCTTGGTGCTTCATTT AGGGATGGAACTTACTTTGTGACAATGTTGATTATACCGAAGCAAGAAGGAACTGCTCACTCA TGCCAGGCTGTTAGTGAGGAGGAGATACATGCCGTGTTATCAGAGCAGTCGCTTTACCCTGCAGGATGGATTCAT ACTCATCCTTCACAAACATGCTTTCTATCATCGATCGATTTGCATACTCAGTACTCTTACCAG GTTATGCTACCAGAGGCTGTTGCAATTGTGGTCGCACCCACAGATCCAACCAG GAGTTATGGGATATTCAGGCTGACTGATCCTGGAGGGATGGATGTGCTTAGGGAGTGTGATGAAAGCGGGTTCCACACTCACCGAGAGACAACCAACAGCAGTCCAATCTATGAAACCTGCTCGAAAGTGCACTTCAACCCCAATTTGCGGTTTGAGATTGTTGACCTGCGCTCCGTTCAATGA
- the LOC136456328 gene encoding uncharacterized protein isoform X2, producing MCAACTMATWWRACASPVPERSPPRGEDSCSRQNNGSPALSRVSSLAFPQLFPNSARRTATRLAEANRLFALSRQSFPPLKPLNCLQIFSRLKFWCPAPAMGSRRYGLDTRRCGIHSAPSKSMYLDAQPVVSCQATVRDHDVGSCAVKHHFPSPIVSWIEDLSSFGNASFSSDSEYVDEQARASVGQSSTSSNLHDMQISVRLTDEFMELAKENTSKNLETCGILGASFRDGTYFVTMLIIPKQEGTAHSCQAVSEEEIHAVLSEQSLYPAGWIHEKMFINLALTLAFNKVGRNIFSSSRK from the exons ATGTGTGCGGCATGCACGATGGCGACGTGGTGGCGTGCGTGCGCCAGTCCAGTTCCAGAGCGGAGCCCCCCGCGTGGGGAGGATTCGTGTTCGCGTCAGAATAACGGCAGCCCAGCACTCTCTCGTGTCTCGTCGCTCGCCTTTCCCCAGCTTTTCCCCAACTCCGCCAGACGGACGGCCACTCGCCTCGCTGAAGCCAACCGCCTCTTCGCTCTCTCTCGCCAATCCTTCCCACCCCTGAAGCCGCTCAACTGCCTCCAGATTTTCTCGAG gCTGAAATTTTGGTGTCCTGCTCCAGCCATGGGTAGCAGGAG ATACGGCCTCGATACGAGGAGATGTGGGATTCACTCAGCACCAAGTAAATCAATGTATCTGGATGCTCAACCAGTTGTCAGCTGCCAAGCCACAGTGAGAGACCACGATGTTGGTTCCTGCGCTGTGAAGCATCACTTCCCGTCTCCAATTGTATCTTGGATAGAAGATCTTTCGAGCTTTGGCAATGCTTCTTTTAGCTCTGACTCTGAATATGTGGATGAGCAAGCCAGAGCTTCAGTGGGACAGTCTTCAACATCAAGTAATTTGCATGATATGCAAATA TCAGTGAGATTGACAGACGAATTCATGGAGCTTGCAAAGGAGAATACAAGCAAAAATCTAGAGACTTGTGGAATTCTTGGTGCTTCATTT AGGGATGGAACTTACTTTGTGACAATGTTGATTATACCGAAGCAAGAAGGAACTGCTCACTCA TGCCAGGCTGTTAGTGAGGAGGAGATACATGCCGTGTTATCAGAGCAGTCGCTTTACCCTGCAGGATGGATTCAT GAAAAAATGTTCATCAATTTAGCATTGACACTCGCTTTTAATAAGGTTGGACGAAACATATTTAGTTCATCTAGAAAGTAA